One genomic region from Streptomyces sp. Li-HN-5-11 encodes:
- a CDS encoding GlxA family transcriptional regulator — translation MAQRTVLAVLFDGVQSLDVTGPLEVFAGAERHTPGTYRIRTASLDGGPVRTSSGLTLVPDGALAAVPDPHTLLVPGGQGTRRPDPRLVGWVRGHGPRAARLVSVCTGAILLAEAGLLDGRRVTTHWAYCDKLARDHPALEVDADPIYVRDGHVATSAGVTSGIDLALALVEEDLGRDAALAIARHLVVFLRRPGNQAQFSAQLAAQTARREPLRDVQQWITEHPAADLSVEALAARARLSPRHFARAFRAETGTTPGRYVDRVRLEHARRLLEDTADGVEEISRASGYGTPEAMRRAFVKALGAAPAEYRRRFSPASAN, via the coding sequence ATGGCGCAGCGAACCGTTCTCGCCGTCCTCTTCGACGGCGTCCAGAGCCTCGACGTCACCGGCCCACTGGAGGTCTTCGCCGGGGCCGAGCGGCACACACCGGGGACGTACCGCATCCGTACCGCCTCCCTCGACGGCGGGCCCGTGCGCACCTCCAGCGGCCTCACCCTCGTACCGGACGGGGCCCTGGCCGCCGTACCCGACCCGCACACGCTTCTCGTCCCCGGCGGGCAGGGCACCCGCCGGCCCGACCCGCGCCTGGTCGGCTGGGTGCGCGGACACGGGCCCCGGGCCGCGCGCCTGGTCTCGGTGTGCACCGGCGCCATCCTGCTGGCCGAGGCCGGCCTGCTGGACGGCCGCCGGGTCACCACCCACTGGGCGTACTGCGACAAGCTCGCCCGCGACCACCCCGCCCTGGAGGTCGACGCCGACCCGATCTACGTACGCGACGGCCACGTCGCCACCTCGGCCGGCGTCACCTCCGGCATCGACCTCGCCCTCGCGCTCGTCGAGGAGGACCTGGGCCGCGACGCCGCCCTCGCCATCGCCCGCCATCTCGTGGTCTTCCTGCGCCGGCCCGGCAACCAGGCCCAGTTCAGCGCCCAGCTCGCCGCGCAGACCGCGCGGCGCGAGCCGCTGCGGGACGTACAGCAGTGGATCACCGAGCATCCCGCCGCCGACCTGTCCGTCGAGGCGCTCGCCGCCCGCGCCCGCCTCTCTCCCCGCCACTTCGCCCGCGCCTTCCGCGCCGAGACGGGCACGACCCCCGGCCGCTACGTCGACCGGGTCCGTCTGGAACACGCCCGGCGCCTGCTGGAGGACACCGCGGACGGGGTCGAGGAGATCTCCCGCGCCAGCGGCTACGGCACCCCCGAGGCCATGCGGCGCGCGTTCGTCAAGGCGCTCGGCGCGGCCCCGGCCGAGTACCGGCGCCGGTTCAGCCCGGCGTCCGCCAACTGA
- a CDS encoding LPFR motif small protein — protein MFRAIADVLRQIGSAIATVVTLPFRALARLFGGASASTRGSGA, from the coding sequence GTGTTCCGTGCCATCGCAGACGTGCTGCGGCAGATCGGCTCAGCGATCGCCACGGTGGTGACGCTGCCGTTCCGGGCGCTCGCCCGGCTCTTCGGCGGGGCCTCCGCGTCGACGCGCGGCAGCGGGGCCTGA
- a CDS encoding DJ-1/PfpI family protein gives MQIAVVLYDRFTALDAVGPYEVLSRIPGAETVFVAEHTGPVRTDTGALGMVADRSLTEVTRPDVLVVPGGPGQSDLMEHEPLLNWLRAVDATSTWTASVCTGSLLLAAAGLLEGRRATSHWLALDQLTAYGARPTGERVVVDGKYVTGAGVSAGIDMGLTLLGRIGGDDLAQTIQLTTEYDPQPPYDAGAPHKAPAHLVESLRSRSRFILRQAHSR, from the coding sequence ATGCAGATCGCCGTCGTCCTCTACGACCGCTTCACCGCCCTCGACGCCGTCGGACCGTACGAGGTCCTCTCCCGCATCCCGGGCGCCGAGACCGTCTTCGTGGCCGAGCACACCGGCCCGGTGCGCACGGACACCGGAGCGCTCGGGATGGTCGCCGACCGGTCCCTGACCGAGGTGACGCGCCCCGACGTCCTGGTCGTCCCGGGCGGCCCCGGCCAGAGCGACCTGATGGAGCACGAGCCCCTCCTGAACTGGCTGCGCGCCGTCGACGCCACCAGCACGTGGACGGCCTCCGTGTGCACCGGCTCCCTGCTGCTCGCCGCCGCCGGGCTGCTGGAGGGCCGCCGCGCGACCTCCCACTGGCTGGCCCTGGACCAGCTGACGGCCTACGGCGCCCGGCCCACGGGCGAGCGGGTCGTCGTGGACGGCAAGTACGTCACCGGGGCCGGCGTCTCCGCCGGCATCGACATGGGCCTCACCCTGCTCGGCCGGATCGGCGGCGACGACCTCGCCCAGACCATCCAGCTCACCACGGAGTACGACCCGCAGCCGCCCTACGACGCCGGGGCTCCGCACAAGGCGCCCGCGCACCTCGTCGAATCCCTCCGGTCGCGCAGCCGCTTCATCCTGAGGCAGGCACACTCCAGGTGA
- a CDS encoding cation diffusion facilitator family transporter, with protein MGAGHDHGHTHGATGTAAAAHRGTLRIALSITLAVMLVEIAGGVLANSLALVADAAHMATDALGLGMALLAIHFANLPPSGNRTFGYARAEILAALANCLLLLGVGGYVLYEAVQRFVTPAGTDGGLMIVFGAIGLVANSVSLTLLMRGQKESLNVRGAFLEVAADALGSLAVMISAAVILLTGWEAADPIASLAIGVMIVPRTVKLLRETVDVLLEAAPKNVDMAEVRAHILALDGVEDVHDLHAWTITSGLPVLSAHVVVSSDVLSAIGHEKMLHELQGCLGVHFDVEHCTFQLEPGGHAEHEARLCH; from the coding sequence ATGGGGGCCGGTCACGATCACGGGCACACGCACGGCGCCACCGGCACGGCGGCGGCCGCGCACCGCGGTACGTTGCGCATCGCGCTGTCGATCACGCTCGCCGTGATGCTGGTGGAGATCGCCGGCGGTGTCCTCGCGAACTCGCTCGCGCTGGTGGCGGACGCGGCCCACATGGCGACGGACGCCCTGGGCCTGGGCATGGCGCTGCTCGCCATCCACTTCGCCAACCTCCCGCCGTCCGGCAACCGCACCTTCGGCTACGCGCGCGCCGAGATCCTCGCCGCGCTCGCCAACTGCCTGCTCCTGCTCGGCGTGGGCGGCTATGTGCTCTACGAGGCGGTCCAGCGGTTCGTCACGCCGGCCGGGACCGACGGCGGGCTGATGATCGTGTTCGGTGCGATCGGCCTGGTCGCGAACTCGGTCTCCCTGACGCTGCTGATGCGCGGCCAGAAGGAGAGCCTGAACGTGCGCGGCGCCTTCCTGGAGGTGGCCGCGGACGCGCTGGGCTCGCTGGCGGTCATGATCTCGGCGGCGGTGATCCTGCTGACCGGCTGGGAGGCCGCCGACCCGATCGCCTCCCTCGCCATCGGCGTGATGATCGTGCCGCGGACCGTCAAGCTGCTGCGCGAGACCGTCGACGTGCTGCTCGAGGCGGCCCCGAAGAACGTCGACATGGCCGAGGTGCGGGCGCACATCCTGGCACTGGACGGCGTCGAGGACGTGCACGACCTGCACGCCTGGACGATCACCTCGGGCCTGCCGGTGCTGTCCGCGCACGTGGTCGTCAGCTCCGACGTCCTCAGCGCCATCGGGCACGAGAAGATGCTGCACGAGCTCCAGGGCTGCCTCGGCGTCCATTTCGACGTCGAGCACTGCACCTTCCAGCTGGAGCCGGGCGGACACGCCGAGCACGAGGCACGTCTGTGCCACTGA
- the idi gene encoding isopentenyl-diphosphate Delta-isomerase: MPITPATATHSSSNGTADAILLELVDEDGVTIGTAEKLAAHQPPGQLHRAFSVFLFDEQGRLLLQQRAPGKYHSPGVWSNTCCGHPYPAEAPFAAAARRTYEELGVSPSLLAEAGTVRYNHPDPASGLVEQEYNHLFVGLVQSPLRPDPKEVGATAFVTPAELAQRHTEDTFSSWFPTVLDAARPAIRELTGPAGW; encoded by the coding sequence ATGCCGATCACACCTGCCACCGCGACGCACAGCTCGTCGAACGGCACAGCGGACGCGATCTTGCTGGAACTCGTCGACGAGGACGGCGTAACGATCGGCACCGCGGAGAAGCTGGCCGCCCACCAGCCGCCGGGGCAACTGCACCGCGCCTTCTCCGTGTTCCTCTTCGACGAGCAGGGCCGGCTGCTGCTGCAGCAGCGGGCCCCGGGCAAGTACCACTCCCCCGGTGTGTGGTCCAACACCTGCTGCGGCCACCCCTACCCCGCGGAGGCGCCGTTCGCGGCGGCGGCCCGGCGGACGTACGAGGAGCTCGGGGTCTCCCCGTCGCTGCTCGCCGAGGCGGGCACGGTCCGCTACAACCACCCGGACCCGGCCTCGGGCCTCGTGGAGCAGGAGTACAACCACCTCTTCGTCGGCCTGGTGCAGTCCCCGCTTCGGCCGGATCCGAAGGAGGTCGGCGCCACGGCGTTCGTGACACCCGCCGAGCTCGCCCAGCGGCACACCGAGGACACCTTCTCCTCCTGGTTCCCCACCGTGCTGGACGCCGCCCGGCCCGCCATCAGAGAGCTGACGGGCCCCGCGGGCTGGTGA
- a CDS encoding enoyl-CoA hydratase/isomerase family protein — protein sequence MEPQLLHDVTDAVATVVVHHPAKRNAMTAEMWRALPPLLEHLAADPGVRVLVLTGAGGTFCAGADISTLREAPQEAQGLAVLAEEALAAFPKPTLAAVRGHCVGGGAQLAAACDLRLAEAGALFGVTPAKLGIVYPASSTRRLVSLVGPATAKYLLFSGELIDAERALRTGLVDEVLPDGELGKRVAELTRILTSRSQLTQAAAKEFADGRTDRDAHWAGQARGSGDTAEGVAAFLERRAPRFTWSVPASG from the coding sequence ATGGAGCCGCAGCTGCTGCACGACGTCACCGACGCCGTCGCCACCGTCGTCGTCCACCACCCGGCCAAGCGCAACGCCATGACGGCGGAGATGTGGCGCGCGCTGCCGCCGCTCCTGGAACACCTGGCGGCCGATCCGGGCGTGCGGGTGCTGGTGCTGACCGGTGCGGGCGGGACGTTCTGCGCCGGTGCCGACATCTCCACGCTGCGGGAGGCGCCGCAGGAGGCGCAGGGCCTCGCGGTGCTGGCCGAGGAGGCGCTCGCCGCGTTCCCCAAGCCGACGCTGGCGGCGGTGCGCGGGCACTGTGTGGGCGGCGGAGCGCAGCTCGCGGCGGCCTGCGACCTGCGCCTCGCCGAGGCGGGGGCGCTGTTCGGGGTGACGCCGGCGAAGCTCGGGATCGTCTATCCCGCCTCCTCCACCAGACGGCTGGTGTCCCTGGTGGGCCCGGCCACGGCCAAGTACCTGCTCTTCTCGGGCGAGCTGATCGACGCGGAGCGGGCGCTGCGCACGGGCCTGGTCGACGAGGTGCTGCCCGACGGCGAACTCGGCAAGCGGGTCGCGGAGTTGACCCGGATCCTCACGTCCCGCTCGCAGCTGACCCAGGCCGCTGCGAAGGAGTTCGCCGACGGCCGCACGGACCGGGACGCCCACTGGGCCGGGCAGGCGCGCGGCAGCGGCGACACCGCGGAGGGGGTCGCCGCGTTCCTGGAGCGCAGGGCGCCGCGCTTCACCTGGAGTGTGCCTGCCTCAGGATGA
- a CDS encoding ATP-binding protein, giving the protein MDDHGRGHGPRPAGGADAPAGHGPPEPLPYEGVWRFTAPAVDASVPQARHAVRDLLLRQGVPASDDLVHGLLVIVSELVTNAVRHAALLSPMLAVEVAVGAEWVRVSVEDNHPYRPTALETDHGRTGGRGLLLVREIAREAGGMCDVEHTASGGKVIWAALPLKPFTSPRGPSAL; this is encoded by the coding sequence ATGGACGACCACGGGCGCGGGCACGGCCCGCGCCCCGCGGGCGGCGCGGACGCGCCCGCGGGCCACGGTCCGCCGGAGCCGCTGCCGTACGAGGGAGTCTGGCGGTTCACCGCGCCCGCCGTCGACGCCTCGGTCCCGCAGGCCCGGCACGCCGTCCGGGACCTGCTGCTGCGCCAGGGGGTACCGGCCTCCGACGACCTGGTCCACGGGCTGCTGGTGATCGTGTCCGAGCTGGTCACGAACGCCGTACGGCACGCGGCGCTGCTGTCGCCGATGCTCGCCGTGGAGGTCGCCGTCGGCGCCGAGTGGGTTCGGGTGTCCGTGGAGGACAACCACCCCTACCGGCCGACCGCGCTGGAGACCGACCACGGCCGGACCGGCGGGCGCGGTCTGCTGCTGGTCCGCGAGATCGCCCGGGAGGCGGGCGGGATGTGCGACGTCGAGCACACGGCGAGCGGCGGCAAGGTGATCTGGGCCGCCCTGCCGCTCAAGCCCTTCACCAGCCCGCGGGGCCCGTCAGCTCTCTGA